A DNA window from Hoplias malabaricus isolate fHopMal1 chromosome 5, fHopMal1.hap1, whole genome shotgun sequence contains the following coding sequences:
- the LOC136696103 gene encoding histone H2B 1/2-like: protein MPEPAKSAPKKGSKKAVIKTASKGGKKRKRTRKESYAIYVYKVLKQVHPDTGISSKAMGIMNSFVNDIFERIGGEASRLAHYNKRSTITSREIQTAVRLLLPGELAKHAVSEGTKAVTKYTSSK from the coding sequence ATGCCTGAGCCAGCTAAATCAGCCCCGAAGAAAGGGTCAAAGAAAGCCGTGATCAAGACGGCTAGTAAAGGCGGTAAGAAGCGTAAGCGCACCAGGAAGGAGAGCTATGCTATCTACGTGTACAAGGTGCTGAAGCAGGTCCACCCCGATACTGGTATCTCTTCCAAGGCTATGGGGATCATGAACTCGTTCGTCAATGATATTTTCGAGCGCATCGGCGGCGAGGCTTCCCGTTTGGCTCACTACAACAAGCGCTCCACCATCACCTCCAGGGAGATCCAGACCGCCGTGCGCCTGCTTCTGCCCGGTGAACTGGCCAAGCACGCCGTGTCCGAGGGCACCAAGGCCGTCACCAAGTACACCAGCTCCAAGTAA